The following are from one region of the Rhodopirellula sp. P2 genome:
- the tnpA gene encoding IS66 family insertion sequence element accessory protein TnpA — protein sequence MTRSETANLWTERLQRFEQAQMTVAEFCTAEGVSQPSFYNWKRKLRSARDPKASAVAKFVPVSFQATPDRPTPAANHASATIELPGGVRIRVEVPTDSPPNPLRKDQP from the coding sequence ATGACTCGATCCGAAACCGCGAATCTTTGGACGGAGCGTTTGCAACGATTTGAGCAAGCTCAGATGACAGTCGCTGAGTTCTGTACCGCCGAAGGTGTTTCGCAGCCTTCTTTCTACAACTGGAAACGCAAGCTGCGTTCGGCACGGGATCCGAAAGCCTCCGCCGTGGCCAAGTTTGTGCCCGTCTCGTTTCAAGCCACACCGGATCGCCCCACTCCTGCTGCGAATCACGCCAGCGCGACGATTGAACTTCCCGGTGGCGTCCGCATTCGTGTCGAAGTACCGACTGATTCTCCGCCGAATCCATTGCGGAAGGATCAGCCATGA
- the tnpB gene encoding IS66 family insertion sequence element accessory protein TnpB (TnpB, as the term is used for proteins encoded by IS66 family insertion elements, is considered an accessory protein, since TnpC, encoded by a neighboring gene, is a DDE family transposase.) — protein sequence MIGLPGNKVSGGTPIYLCTDPVDFRKGFDGLTGIVTTSLGKSVTDGSLFLFVNRKRDRIKALWWETGGLTLWYRRLEQGTVELPTSPCDQSHITIDSVELAMWIAGVSLKSAKTRRKRMKVA from the coding sequence ATGATCGGATTGCCCGGCAATAAAGTTTCAGGGGGCACGCCGATCTATCTGTGCACCGATCCAGTCGACTTTCGAAAAGGCTTTGATGGTCTGACCGGAATCGTCACCACGTCGCTGGGCAAGAGCGTCACCGACGGTTCGCTGTTTCTGTTTGTCAATCGAAAGCGAGACCGCATCAAAGCCCTCTGGTGGGAGACTGGTGGATTGACCTTGTGGTACAGACGGCTCGAGCAAGGCACCGTTGAGCTGCCAACGTCTCCATGCGATCAATCGCATATCACGATCGATTCGGTCGAGCTCGCGATGTGGATCGCTGGCGTGTCACTGAAATCGGCCAAGACAAGACGCAAGCGAATGAAAGTTGCTTGA
- the tnpC gene encoding IS66 family transposase has product MDAKRSTNVQPPNDIESCHRIIASLKSQVEEQAHSVLELKSHNDKLEEKNIDLQLKVDKLLQQLFGRRSERRVDGDGQLFLDLGDEATPEVVSALEEAVREAEQVAQDAEEEKQKRRRKQPAKNDRKFPEHLPRIERIVDLPEARREGLKLIGYDEVETLEWIRPKLRVRVNKYAKYVQPIEKNRVEEGPAIISPERPTGLVAGDRFDASIGVEVIAWKYFYHLPFYRQQDLFAGSGWTPSRSTLANIETSVEFALRPLAEHLRSFLKTDACVGCDDTGVVLITPKVMPDLSNHPRADRVVEVLEKAIASGKPSIQANFWGYYASRLPVVGFDFTVSRHRDGPDDVLADYEGTLIGDCWSGFQKIDVRSDSRIKFAACWAHARRKIDECRSAFPIQVAKLESLIRMLYDIEDQIKTLDDAERLSRRQSLSRHVLGLIDEYLQSETMSSPKVLPKSNLGQAAAYVRRHWAALNRFTEDARVPIDNNDCEQLMKRVATGRKNWLFKGSLSAGERAANLMTIIGTAIRNELDVHAYLDDVLRRALAGETDWSALSPPAWRNSHPESICDYRQDERRQAADRKRVRRARRRRLKK; this is encoded by the coding sequence ATGGATGCGAAGCGATCAACGAACGTTCAACCGCCCAATGACATCGAGTCGTGTCACCGCATAATCGCAAGCCTAAAATCACAAGTCGAAGAGCAAGCCCACTCGGTACTCGAGCTGAAGAGCCACAATGACAAGCTCGAGGAAAAGAACATCGACCTCCAGCTGAAGGTCGACAAGCTGCTTCAGCAACTCTTTGGCAGACGGAGTGAACGCCGCGTCGACGGCGACGGCCAGCTGTTTCTGGACCTCGGCGATGAAGCGACTCCCGAAGTGGTCAGTGCACTGGAAGAAGCCGTCCGGGAAGCGGAGCAGGTCGCCCAAGACGCTGAGGAAGAAAAACAGAAACGACGTCGCAAGCAGCCTGCCAAAAATGACCGTAAGTTCCCCGAGCACTTGCCGCGAATTGAGCGGATCGTTGACCTTCCCGAAGCTCGACGCGAGGGCTTGAAGCTGATCGGCTATGACGAGGTCGAAACGCTCGAGTGGATTCGGCCGAAACTTCGTGTTCGCGTCAACAAGTACGCCAAGTACGTTCAGCCAATTGAAAAGAATCGTGTCGAAGAAGGGCCGGCCATTATCAGCCCCGAGCGCCCTACCGGACTGGTCGCAGGGGATCGCTTCGACGCTTCGATCGGTGTCGAAGTCATCGCTTGGAAGTACTTCTATCACCTGCCGTTCTACCGTCAGCAAGACCTGTTCGCCGGCAGCGGCTGGACGCCCAGTCGTAGCACGCTGGCGAATATTGAAACCTCCGTCGAGTTCGCGCTACGCCCACTGGCCGAACACTTGCGGTCGTTTCTCAAGACAGATGCTTGCGTGGGCTGTGATGACACAGGCGTGGTGCTGATCACGCCCAAAGTGATGCCCGACTTATCGAATCATCCACGCGCAGACCGAGTTGTCGAAGTGCTTGAAAAGGCCATCGCCTCTGGCAAGCCAAGCATCCAAGCGAACTTCTGGGGCTACTACGCATCGCGTCTTCCGGTGGTCGGGTTCGACTTCACGGTCAGTCGTCACCGTGACGGCCCCGATGATGTGCTGGCGGATTACGAAGGAACGCTGATCGGCGACTGCTGGTCAGGCTTTCAAAAGATCGATGTGCGCAGCGACTCGCGAATCAAGTTCGCAGCGTGCTGGGCGCATGCGCGTCGCAAGATTGACGAGTGCCGCAGTGCGTTCCCGATCCAAGTGGCGAAGCTGGAATCACTGATCCGGATGCTTTACGACATCGAGGATCAAATCAAGACTCTCGATGACGCGGAGCGACTGTCGCGAAGGCAAAGCCTCTCGCGTCACGTACTGGGCTTGATCGACGAATACCTGCAAAGCGAAACAATGAGTTCGCCCAAGGTGCTTCCCAAAAGCAATCTTGGCCAAGCGGCAGCGTACGTGCGTCGACACTGGGCGGCACTGAATCGGTTCACCGAAGACGCTCGCGTTCCGATCGACAACAACGACTGCGAACAGTTGATGAAGCGAGTGGCGACAGGCCGCAAGAACTGGTTGTTCAAAGGCTCGCTGTCGGCAGGTGAGCGAGCGGCGAACTTGATGACGATTATCGGGACAGCGATTCGCAATGAATTGGACGTTCACGCCTATCTGGATGATGTGCTACGCCGAGCCCTGGCTGGCGAAACCGACTGGTCAGCGCTGAGCCCACCTGCCTGGAGAAACTCGCACCCGGAATCCATCTGCGACTACCGGCAAGACGAACGTCGACAAGCAGCCGACCGCAAGCGAGTCCGACGCGCCCGCCGCCGACGTCTCAAAAAATAG
- a CDS encoding dockerin type I domain-containing protein: MLSDSFDRNSGGGGAAGGVSSGNLPGPGNPAGFTTPVQVLSDLGTSGTDEGRAMLELIHDIAPGASLAFHTASEGAASFAQGILDLANAGADVIVDDVTYPDQPFFQDGIIAQAAANVTSQGIPFFSSAGNQGRTSYSSQFRTGGSAVSIAGAGPYNTFDFDPGPGQDNFQLVALAPGGRANISFQWDQPFASAGGTGAANDMDIFVFDFQTQALVAASTTSNVGGDALEIVSLSNPTAQSRFFNILIAVRAINGQPQPGLLKYVSSSVSFDIGEFDTRSSTLYGHHMAVGGAGIAAADYRDTPEFGVNPPVPQPTTSAGGLPILFDVNGNRLATPEVRQQPRVTGPDNTNTSFFIPGNDPDGDGIPNFSGTSAAAPHIAAVAALMLDSSGGPNSLTPEQIYSTLEQTAIDMLSPGFDFETGFGFVNAEAAIDAVRSTSPPPPPPPSSPSFVGKVLGETGKTTANDAWRTVQLRNAYVDPVVIVSPASFAGSDPVTVRVRNVASGSFQVRVQEWDYLDGNHSNENISYLVVESGTYTLPDGTLVHAGTQSVNANLKRVNFPEVFDSAPVVLSQVQTVNGPSAVVTRQQEITRSSFKVRVQEEQGADGSHNNERVGYVALERGNGSISGSPYRIQATGEVVSDTFRTINLGTAFNTAPVFLASMQTTTGADPAGLRFRNLDRDSVQVIVEEEKSADAETTHSNEAVGYAAFGAGATLIGQPVQVLGETGKATANDAWKTVQLRNAYVDPVVIVSPASFAGSDPVTVRVRNVTSGSFQVRVQEWDYLDGNHSNENISYLVVESGTYTLPDGTLVHAGTQSVNANLKRVNFPEVFDSAPVVLSQVQTVNGPSAVVTRQQEITRSSFKVRVQEEQGADGSHNNERVGYVALERGNGSISGSPYRIQATGEVVSDTFRTINLGTAFNTAPVFLASMQTTTGTDPAGLRFRNLDRDSVQVIVEEEKSADAETTHSNEAVGYAAFGAGATLIGQPVQVLGETGKTTANDAWKTVQLRNAYVDPVVIVSPPSFAGSDPVTVRVRNVTSGSFQVRVQEWDYLDGNHSNENISYLVVESGTYTLPDGTLVHAGTQSVNANLKRVNFPEVFDSAPVVLSQVQTVNGPSAVVTRQQEITRSSFKVRVQEEQGADGSHNNERVGYVALERGNGSISGSPYRIQATGEVVSDTFRTINLGTAFNTAPVFLASMQTTTGTDPAGLRFRNLDRDSVQVIVEEEKSADAETTHSNEAVGYAAFGAGPILSRNTAAFGTNAAAFLTNAATTIVEEPLRQDPNQDGVISALDALIIINHLSDQGHIGSEPLNKATNLELDINNDGYVTALDALMIINSIARPAFKMGATHEESVSTDLQQQTAVDAFFRKEDLKTLLQEDVLLV; encoded by the coding sequence GTGCTATCAGATAGTTTTGATCGCAATTCCGGTGGTGGTGGCGCCGCGGGTGGAGTCTCAAGCGGGAACTTACCCGGCCCTGGAAATCCGGCTGGTTTCACTACCCCGGTCCAGGTGTTGAGTGACCTGGGGACATCAGGGACCGACGAAGGCCGTGCGATGCTGGAGTTGATACATGACATTGCCCCTGGTGCATCGCTGGCTTTTCACACCGCCAGCGAAGGTGCTGCGTCCTTTGCGCAAGGAATCCTCGATTTGGCGAATGCAGGGGCAGACGTCATCGTGGATGACGTCACCTACCCTGACCAGCCATTTTTTCAAGATGGAATCATTGCACAGGCTGCCGCGAATGTCACTTCACAGGGCATTCCATTCTTCTCATCAGCGGGAAACCAGGGGCGCACTTCATACTCCAGTCAATTCCGCACCGGTGGCTCAGCGGTATCGATTGCCGGCGCTGGACCATACAACACATTTGACTTCGATCCCGGGCCGGGACAAGACAATTTTCAGTTGGTCGCCTTGGCTCCAGGCGGGCGGGCAAATATCTCATTTCAATGGGATCAGCCCTTTGCATCCGCAGGAGGAACTGGCGCAGCCAACGACATGGATATATTTGTCTTTGATTTTCAAACGCAGGCTCTTGTTGCGGCAAGCACAACCTCCAATGTTGGTGGTGACGCCCTTGAAATTGTATCCTTGAGCAATCCGACAGCTCAATCACGGTTCTTTAACATTCTGATCGCCGTCAGAGCGATCAACGGGCAGCCACAACCAGGGCTATTGAAATACGTCAGCAGCAGCGTCAGTTTCGACATTGGTGAATTTGATACGAGAAGCAGCACGCTCTATGGTCATCACATGGCGGTAGGAGGTGCAGGCATCGCCGCGGCAGACTATCGAGATACACCTGAGTTCGGCGTCAATCCGCCAGTCCCTCAGCCAACCACATCTGCTGGTGGTCTTCCCATTTTATTCGACGTCAATGGAAATCGTCTCGCTACGCCTGAAGTCCGACAACAACCTCGTGTAACCGGTCCGGATAACACCAATACTTCATTCTTCATTCCGGGCAACGATCCCGACGGTGACGGTATTCCAAATTTTTCCGGGACCTCAGCCGCGGCGCCACATATTGCGGCTGTGGCAGCATTGATGTTGGATTCTTCCGGTGGTCCAAATAGTCTGACGCCAGAGCAAATCTATTCGACCCTGGAACAAACAGCAATCGATATGCTGTCTCCCGGTTTTGACTTTGAAACCGGATTTGGCTTCGTGAATGCCGAGGCGGCGATCGACGCGGTAAGAAGCACCTCTCCTCCTCCTCCGCCGCCGCCTTCGAGCCCTTCATTCGTTGGCAAAGTCCTTGGTGAGACCGGGAAGACAACTGCCAATGACGCTTGGAGGACGGTCCAGCTTCGGAACGCTTATGTCGATCCGGTGGTGATCGTGTCGCCTGCTTCGTTTGCTGGTTCAGACCCGGTCACGGTGCGTGTTCGCAACGTCGCCTCTGGTAGCTTCCAAGTTCGTGTCCAAGAATGGGATTATCTGGACGGAAATCACTCCAACGAAAACATCAGTTACCTCGTCGTTGAAAGCGGTACCTACACGCTTCCCGATGGGACGCTCGTTCACGCAGGCACTCAATCCGTCAACGCAAATCTCAAGCGGGTCAATTTCCCAGAGGTGTTTGATTCTGCACCGGTGGTGCTCAGCCAAGTTCAGACAGTCAACGGGCCCTCTGCGGTGGTCACTCGCCAGCAAGAAATCACTCGATCCAGCTTCAAGGTTCGAGTGCAAGAAGAGCAGGGTGCAGACGGATCTCACAACAACGAGCGGGTTGGCTATGTCGCGTTGGAGCGAGGCAACGGCAGCATTTCTGGATCGCCATATCGAATTCAAGCTACCGGCGAAGTCGTTTCGGACACCTTCCGCACGATCAACTTAGGAACCGCATTCAATACCGCCCCCGTCTTCCTCGCTTCGATGCAGACAACCACTGGGGCGGATCCTGCGGGATTGCGTTTCCGCAACCTGGATCGCGATTCGGTGCAGGTAATTGTCGAGGAGGAAAAATCAGCCGATGCTGAGACCACCCATTCCAATGAAGCTGTCGGCTACGCTGCCTTCGGCGCCGGCGCGACATTGATTGGGCAGCCCGTTCAAGTTCTTGGTGAGACCGGGAAGGCAACCGCCAATGACGCTTGGAAGACGGTCCAGCTTCGGAATGCTTATGTCGATCCGGTGGTGATCGTGTCGCCTGCTTCGTTTGCTGGTTCAGACCCGGTCACGGTTCGTGTTCGCAACGTCACCTCTGGTAGCTTCCAAGTTCGTGTCCAAGAATGGGATTATCTGGACGGAAATCACTCCAACGAAAACATCAGTTACCTCGTCGTTGAAAGCGGTACCTACACGCTTCCCGATGGGACGCTCGTTCACGCAGGCACTCAATCCGTCAACGCAAATCTCAAGCGGGTCAATTTCCCAGAGGTGTTTGATTCTGCACCGGTGGTGCTCAGCCAAGTTCAGACAGTCAACGGGCCCTCTGCGGTGGTCACTCGCCAGCAAGAAATCACTCGATCCAGCTTCAAGGTTCGAGTGCAAGAAGAGCAGGGTGCAGACGGATCTCACAACAACGAGCGGGTTGGCTATGTCGCGTTGGAGCGAGGCAACGGCAGCATTTCTGGATCGCCATATCGAATTCAAGCTACCGGCGAAGTCGTTTCGGACACCTTCCGCACGATCAACTTAGGAACCGCATTCAATACCGCCCCCGTCTTCCTCGCTTCGATGCAGACAACCACAGGAACGGATCCTGCGGGATTGCGTTTCCGCAACCTGGATCGCGATTCGGTGCAGGTAATTGTCGAGGAGGAAAAATCAGCCGATGCTGAGACCACTCATTCCAATGAAGCTGTCGGCTACGCTGCCTTCGGTGCCGGCGCGACATTGATTGGGCAGCCCGTTCAAGTCCTTGGTGAGACAGGGAAGACGACCGCCAATGACGCTTGGAAGACGGTCCAGCTTCGGAACGCTTATGTCGATCCGGTGGTCATCGTGTCACCTCCTTCGTTTGCCGGCTCAGACCCGGTCACGGTTCGTGTTCGCAACGTCACCTCTGGTAGCTTCCAAGTTCGTGTCCAAGAATGGGATTATCTGGACGGAAATCACTCCAACGAAAACATCAGTTACCTCGTCGTTGAAAGCGGTACCTACACGCTTCCCGATGGGACGCTCGTTCACGCAGGCACTCAATCCGTCAACGCAAATCTCAAGCGGGTCAATTTCCCAGAGGTGTTTGATTCTGCACCGGTGGTGCTCAGCCAAGTTCAGACAGTCAACGGGCCCTCTGCGGTGGTCACTCGCCAGCAAGAAATCACTCGATCCAGCTTCAAGGTTCGAGTGCAAGAAGAGCAGGGTGCAGACGGATCTCACAACAACGAGCGGGTTGGCTATGTCGCGTTGGAGCGAGGCAACGGCAGCATTTCTGGATCGCCATATCGAATTCAAGCTACCGGCGAAGTCGTTTCGGACACCTTCCGCACGATCAACTTAGGAACCGCATTCAATACCGCCCCCGTCTTCCTCGCTTCGATGCAGACAACCACTGGGACGGATCCTGCGGGATTGCGTTTCCGCAACCTGGATCGCGATTCGGTGCAGGTAATTGTCGAGGAGGAAAAATCAGCCGATGCTGAGACCACCCATTCCAATGAAGCTGTCGGGTACGCTGCCTTCGGCGCCGGCCCCATTCTTTCACGCAACACCGCCGCTTTCGGAACGAATGCAGCCGCATTTTTAACGAACGCTGCGACCACGATTGTAGAAGAACCTTTGAGGCAGGATCCCAATCAAGATGGCGTTATTAGCGCACTGGATGCTTTGATCATCATCAACCACCTGTCGGATCAAGGGCACATCGGTTCTGAACCGCTGAACAAAGCAACCAATCTTGAATTGGACATCAACAACGATGGTTACGTGACCGCGCTTGACGCCCTCATGATCATCAATTCGATTGCTCGTCCTGCTTTCAAGATGGGGGCAACTCACGAGGAATCGGTGAGCACTGACCTTCAGCAACAAACAGCTGTTGATGCATTTTTTCGGAAAGAAGATCTAAAAACCTTGCTCCAGGAGGACGTTCTTCTGGTTTAG
- the tnpB gene encoding IS66 family insertion sequence element accessory protein TnpB (TnpB, as the term is used for proteins encoded by IS66 family insertion elements, is considered an accessory protein, since TnpC, encoded by a neighboring gene, is a DDE family transposase.) gives MQGNRRPKLLSTQVDLCAQPIDFRKGFDGLTGIVTNTLGQRVNDGSLFLFANRKRDRIKALWCPVQ, from the coding sequence GTGCAGGGTAACCGTAGACCAAAACTGTTGTCGACGCAGGTTGATCTTTGCGCGCAGCCCATTGATTTCCGGAAAGGGTTTGACGGGCTCACTGGCATCGTTACCAACACGCTGGGGCAGAGAGTCAATGACGGTTCTCTGTTTCTCTTTGCCAATCGCAAGCGTGATCGCATCAAAGCCCTGTGGTGCCCGGTCCAGTGA
- a CDS encoding IS630 family transposase: protein MARPASVFAKIQSNQQRNELVALWKEDPHHYTRMRAHAIILSDAHYEIEKIVEIFGVKRDTVRDWIQRFEQGGVDALRDEDRPGGPRKLNEEEEEILRDLLRRYPSRPATVIARLRARTGKSIGRDTLRRYAKRFHLSWKRFRRSLRKRRDEKAFRLAQDELAELLKEPKIDVVYFDEAGFSLKGVVPYGWLPVGKRMDVPVTGAHGSNVQAIGFEHQDGHAQTYLHKGYVSTETVIQIMDDFCETIEQTTVVVLDNASCHTSHAFNACVERWAAHGLLVYHLPPYSPELNSIERLWKKLKYQLMPAEAWEKFSTLLNTLTSKLCDIGEVIFMPLLESYAR from the coding sequence ATGGCACGGCCTGCAAGCGTATTTGCAAAGATTCAGTCCAACCAGCAACGCAATGAACTGGTGGCTCTTTGGAAGGAGGATCCACATCACTACACCCGAATGCGCGCTCATGCGATCATCCTCAGTGACGCTCATTACGAAATTGAGAAGATCGTCGAGATCTTTGGAGTCAAAAGGGATACGGTTCGTGATTGGATCCAACGATTTGAACAGGGCGGCGTCGACGCACTTCGGGACGAAGATCGTCCGGGTGGCCCGAGGAAACTGAATGAAGAAGAGGAGGAAATTCTTCGAGACCTCTTGAGACGATACCCTTCCAGGCCAGCGACCGTCATCGCTCGCTTGCGGGCGAGAACGGGCAAGTCGATTGGACGAGACACGCTGCGACGATACGCCAAACGGTTTCACTTGAGTTGGAAGCGTTTTCGTCGCAGCCTTCGTAAACGACGAGACGAAAAGGCGTTTCGACTGGCTCAAGATGAACTTGCCGAGTTGCTCAAGGAACCGAAGATCGACGTTGTGTACTTCGACGAGGCGGGATTTTCGCTCAAGGGCGTCGTCCCCTACGGATGGCTTCCAGTAGGCAAACGGATGGACGTGCCCGTGACCGGGGCTCATGGATCGAATGTTCAAGCCATCGGATTTGAGCATCAAGACGGTCATGCTCAAACTTACCTTCATAAAGGTTATGTCTCGACTGAAACAGTGATCCAAATCATGGATGACTTCTGTGAGACAATCGAGCAGACGACTGTCGTGGTGCTCGACAATGCTTCGTGCCATACGAGCCACGCTTTCAACGCCTGCGTGGAGCGTTGGGCGGCTCATGGTCTGCTGGTCTACCACCTTCCGCCCTACAGTCCCGAGCTCAATTCAATTGAACGACTTTGGAAGAAACTAAAATACCAATTGATGCCCGCCGAGGCCTGGGAGAAGTTCTCAACGTTACTCAATACTTTGACGAGCAAGCTCTGCGACATTGGTGAAGTCATCTTCATGCCGTTATTGGAGAGTTATGCCCGATGA